A region of Coleofasciculus chthonoplastes PCC 7420 DNA encodes the following proteins:
- the treY gene encoding malto-oligosyltrehalose synthase, with protein MRIPVATYRIQFNPEFTFESAKAILSYLAELGISDFYASPIFKARSGSTHGYDVVDPNQINPELGGLENFESLIEEVQKHGLGWLQDIVPNHMAFDRQNPMLVEVLENGPNSQYKDYFDINWEHHYEGIRERVLAPFLGKFCGDCLESGELKLQYNQEGFTINYYDLQFPIRIESYSNVVTYDLARIRRKLGRNHPDFVKFLGALYALKYIPSGEEGMERYDQIGFIKSMLWELWNDSVEIREFIDENIQIFNGEPGKPESFDLLEKLLAEQFFRLAYWKVGNEELNYRRFFTVNDLISVRIEDERVFNHNHALILKLIEENKFSGIRIDHIDGLYDPAQYLNRLRDHASDAYIVVEKILEEHEDLPLTWPVQGTSGYDFLNKVNGIFCHHQTQPKFDSVYYRFIGHSISYKAIIEDKKRLIIAKHLTGDIDNLANLLQRISGRYRYASDFTIYALKAALVEIMALFPVYRTYINPEGLSKADRDCIEYVISKAKENTPIFFNELTFIEKFLLLEVDESLNPEEAEQWRYFVMRLQQFTGPLTAKGVEDTTFYIYNRLISLNEVGGNPGEFGVSLDDFHDFNQHRIAYWPHTINTTATHDTKRGEDVRARINVISEIPGEWDSMLRKWQEINAVHKDCIDGLDIPDPNDEYFLYQTLLGTFPFNETEFPTYVQRIKDYIIKAIREAKVHTAWLRPDTNYEEGFIRFAERLLKDMPDNPFLEAFLPFQRKVQHYGVFNSLSQALLKLTSPGVPDFYQGTELWDLSLVDPDNRRPVDFEQRLALVQDLKQRYETDKLGLVQELCQSPEDGRIKLFVIYQALKTRREYLELFQRGDYHKLTVIGSLKDHVVTFARTWDHTTVIVIVPRLLTSLVKPGEYPMGEQVWQETRISLPSSSSSVWRDVMTGREIQGDDTLWIRDVLTDFPVALLVNQNQQE; from the coding sequence ATGCGGATTCCAGTCGCCACCTATAGAATTCAATTTAATCCTGAGTTTACCTTTGAGTCAGCCAAAGCCATTCTTTCCTACTTGGCTGAATTAGGAATTTCTGACTTTTATGCATCCCCCATATTTAAAGCCCGATCCGGTAGCACTCATGGCTACGATGTCGTTGATCCCAATCAAATAAACCCAGAACTCGGCGGATTGGAGAACTTCGAGTCTCTAATTGAGGAAGTGCAAAAGCACGGATTAGGATGGCTTCAGGATATTGTGCCGAACCACATGGCTTTTGATCGTCAAAATCCCATGCTGGTCGAAGTTTTAGAGAATGGTCCTAATTCTCAATATAAAGACTACTTTGATATTAATTGGGAACATCACTATGAGGGCATTAGAGAGCGAGTTTTAGCGCCATTTTTAGGAAAATTCTGTGGCGATTGCTTAGAAAGTGGTGAACTTAAACTCCAGTATAACCAAGAAGGTTTTACGATTAATTACTATGACCTACAGTTTCCCATTCGCATCGAATCCTACTCCAATGTCGTCACCTATGATTTGGCACGTATTCGCCGGAAATTAGGCAGGAATCATCCCGATTTTGTCAAGTTTCTGGGCGCTCTATATGCGCTAAAATACATTCCCTCTGGCGAAGAAGGAATGGAACGCTATGACCAGATTGGCTTTATCAAGAGTATGTTATGGGAACTCTGGAATGATAGTGTCGAGATCAGGGAGTTCATCGACGAAAATATTCAAATCTTTAATGGCGAACCCGGAAAACCCGAAAGCTTTGATTTGTTAGAGAAATTATTGGCTGAGCAGTTTTTCCGCCTTGCGTACTGGAAGGTGGGGAATGAAGAACTGAATTATCGGCGATTTTTCACGGTTAATGACCTGATTTCCGTTCGCATCGAGGATGAGCGGGTGTTTAATCACAATCATGCGTTGATATTGAAGCTGATTGAGGAAAATAAATTTAGCGGCATTAGAATCGATCATATCGATGGACTGTACGATCCGGCTCAATATTTGAATCGCTTGCGAGATCATGCCTCTGATGCGTATATCGTGGTTGAGAAAATCTTGGAAGAGCATGAAGATTTGCCGCTAACGTGGCCCGTACAAGGGACGAGTGGGTATGATTTCTTAAACAAAGTTAATGGCATTTTTTGTCATCACCAGACTCAGCCTAAGTTTGACAGCGTTTACTATCGCTTTATCGGGCATTCCATATCCTATAAAGCCATAATTGAAGACAAAAAGCGATTGATTATCGCCAAGCATTTGACTGGAGATATCGATAATTTAGCCAATTTACTCCAACGAATTTCTGGTCGGTACAGATACGCTAGTGACTTTACTATATATGCGCTGAAAGCTGCTTTAGTCGAAATCATGGCGCTGTTTCCCGTATACCGAACCTACATTAATCCAGAAGGGTTGAGCAAAGCGGATCGAGATTGTATTGAGTATGTCATTAGCAAAGCCAAAGAAAATACGCCGATTTTCTTTAACGAACTGACGTTTATTGAGAAATTTTTATTACTGGAGGTTGATGAGTCACTCAATCCCGAAGAAGCCGAACAATGGCGTTATTTTGTCATGCGGCTGCAGCAGTTTACCGGACCGCTGACAGCCAAGGGGGTGGAAGATACGACATTCTATATTTATAACCGTCTCATCTCTCTTAATGAAGTGGGTGGTAATCCGGGTGAGTTTGGCGTTTCCTTAGACGACTTTCATGACTTTAACCAACACCGCATCGCTTATTGGCCCCATACAATCAATACAACAGCAACCCACGATACAAAACGGGGTGAAGATGTGAGAGCCAGAATTAATGTCATCTCAGAAATTCCCGGCGAGTGGGATAGTATGTTGAGAAAATGGCAGGAAATAAATGCGGTTCACAAGGATTGTATTGATGGGTTAGATATTCCTGATCCCAATGACGAATATTTTCTTTACCAAACCTTGCTGGGAACCTTTCCCTTTAATGAAACGGAGTTCCCTACTTATGTGCAGCGGATCAAAGACTATATTATTAAGGCAATCCGAGAGGCAAAAGTCCATACCGCTTGGTTGAGACCCGATACTAACTATGAAGAAGGGTTTATTCGGTTTGCGGAACGCTTACTCAAAGATATGCCTGATAATCCCTTTTTAGAAGCGTTTCTACCCTTTCAACGCAAAGTCCAACATTACGGCGTTTTTAATAGTCTCTCCCAAGCCTTGTTGAAATTGACATCTCCCGGCGTTCCTGATTTTTACCAAGGAACGGAACTGTGGGATTTAAGTTTAGTCGATCCCGATAATCGTCGTCCGGTGGATTTTGAACAGCGGCTGGCGTTAGTTCAAGACTTGAAACAGCGCTACGAAACGGATAAGTTGGGTTTAGTTCAGGAACTTTGTCAGAGTCCAGAAGACGGTCGAATTAAGTTATTCGTCATCTATCAAGCCCTAAAAACTCGGCGCGAGTATTTAGAATTATTCCAACGTGGTGATTACCACAAACTGACTGTTATTGGTAGCTTGAAGGATCATGTTGTTACCTTTGCCCGAACTTGGGATCATACAACGGTGATTGTCATTGTCCCTCGGCTGTTGACGAGTTTAGTGAAGCCAGGAGAATATCCCATGGGTGAACAAGTTTGGCAAGAAACCCGGATTTCTTTACCCTCTAGTTCGTCGTCTGTGTGGCGGGATGTGATGACGGGACGGGAAATTCAGGGGGACGATACGCTGTGGATTCGAGATGTTCTCACTGATTTTCCAGTGGCGTTATTGGTGAATCAAAATCAGCAGGAATGA
- a CDS encoding FtsX-like permease family protein, translating into MVSLARKNLLEDIPRFLVAQAGIMFAVSLVTLQTGIFNGFTQSTAQLIYNSNADIWVASDKLVQLELTLPIPLSHVISARQVEGVAKAEALIFSGALWNPPQGEITRVRVVGFDPNGQLFQPINLVQGDVRDLTEPYKIIVDATNQDSLNIQQIGDIARVNSLPAQVIGFTQGNASIVSNSFMFTSLTSANAFLTSGQKSELSCKLPSGAEDLICTNTYSRTTEAELQNQSPPPPNSLVASDLIQYVLIAAEPGQDLSQLKARLEKALPNVSTYTREEFIKKNQNFWQQRTGIGFILGLGAVVGVVVGVIIVGQILYSSVADHIKEFGTLKAIGASDWRIYGVIIEQALWMSVLGYLPAMFLCYGVALWTSATQGIVILITPVSAIAVLAITVGMCVGSAIFAIQKVTRLDPAMVFNQ; encoded by the coding sequence ATGGTTTCTCTTGCCCGAAAAAACTTACTTGAAGACATTCCCCGCTTTTTAGTCGCCCAAGCTGGAATTATGTTTGCGGTGAGTTTAGTCACGTTGCAAACGGGTATTTTTAATGGATTTACCCAATCCACGGCTCAGTTAATTTACAATTCTAATGCAGATATTTGGGTCGCATCAGATAAGTTGGTGCAACTTGAACTGACACTACCCATTCCCTTATCCCATGTTATCTCCGCCCGTCAGGTGGAAGGGGTAGCCAAAGCCGAAGCCCTTATTTTTAGTGGCGCGTTATGGAATCCGCCTCAAGGGGAAATTACCCGCGTCAGAGTAGTCGGATTTGACCCCAATGGGCAACTCTTTCAACCCATCAATCTAGTGCAAGGCGATGTCAGGGACTTAACTGAACCCTATAAAATTATTGTGGATGCAACCAACCAAGATTCTCTAAATATTCAACAGATTGGGGATATTGCCCGCGTCAATTCCTTGCCCGCCCAAGTGATAGGTTTCACCCAAGGGAATGCATCGATTGTGTCCAATTCCTTCATGTTTACCTCCCTAACCAGTGCTAATGCGTTCTTAACATCGGGTCAAAAGTCGGAACTGTCCTGTAAATTACCGTCAGGTGCTGAGGATTTAATTTGTACCAATACTTATTCGAGAACAACGGAAGCAGAACTACAGAATCAATCGCCACCGCCACCGAATTCATTAGTCGCTTCTGATTTGATTCAATATGTTTTAATTGCGGCGGAACCGGGTCAGGATTTGTCACAACTGAAAGCACGATTAGAGAAAGCGTTACCGAATGTCAGTACCTATACTCGCGAGGAGTTTATTAAAAAGAATCAAAACTTTTGGCAACAGCGAACCGGAATTGGCTTTATTCTAGGTTTGGGGGCAGTGGTTGGTGTGGTGGTTGGTGTGATTATTGTCGGTCAAATTCTTTATTCCTCCGTAGCTGACCATATTAAAGAATTTGGTACGCTAAAGGCAATTGGCGCGTCAGATTGGCGCATTTACGGCGTAATTATTGAACAGGCGCTGTGGATGTCGGTTCTGGGTTATCTCCCAGCCATGTTCCTCTGCTATGGTGTAGCCCTGTGGACATCAGCCACTCAGGGGATTGTGATTTTGATCACCCCCGTATCTGCGATCGCGGTTTTGGCGATCACGGTGGGAATGTGCGTCGGTTCGGCGATTTTCGCGATTCAGAAAGTGACACGCCTTGATCCAGCCATGGTGTTTAATCAGTGA
- a CDS encoding TMEM165/GDT1 family protein — protein sequence MDWQLLGLSFITVFLAEIGDKSQLAAIALGGSLKSPRAVFLGAVAALLLATLIGVLAGGGVAQLFPVRILKAIAAVGFALMAVRLLWPSEDEA from the coding sequence ATGGATTGGCAATTACTAGGATTAAGTTTCATCACCGTATTTTTAGCCGAAATTGGTGACAAAAGCCAACTGGCGGCGATCGCGCTTGGGGGTAGCCTCAAGTCGCCTCGTGCGGTATTCTTGGGGGCTGTAGCCGCATTGCTATTAGCCACGTTGATTGGCGTATTAGCAGGGGGAGGCGTAGCGCAACTGTTCCCGGTGCGAATTCTCAAAGCGATCGCGGCGGTGGGTTTCGCCTTAATGGCAGTTCGCTTGTTGTGGCCTTCCGAAGATGAAGCATGA
- a CDS encoding TMEM165/GDT1 family protein, which translates to MNPAPKDVSDPSELPISPTPNSLRPIVKRQRGIWGIFSSTFLTIFLAEIGDKTQLATLLISAESQSPWIVFTGAAIALITTSLIGVLLGTWLAKRLPPKTLETAAGTLLLFISVMLLWDVVQLG; encoded by the coding sequence ATGAATCCAGCCCCCAAAGATGTCTCTGATCCGTCTGAGTTACCAATTTCCCCCACTCCGAACAGTTTGCGTCCCATCGTCAAGCGCCAACGGGGGATATGGGGTATCTTTAGTTCCACCTTCCTAACTATTTTTCTAGCTGAGATTGGCGATAAAACCCAACTGGCAACCCTGCTGATCAGTGCAGAATCTCAATCGCCGTGGATAGTCTTTACAGGTGCCGCGATCGCACTAATTACCACCAGTTTAATCGGTGTCTTACTGGGAACCTGGTTAGCCAAGCGTTTACCGCCCAAAACCCTGGAAACCGCCGCCGGGACATTATTACTCTTCATTTCCGTTATGCTGCTGTGGGATGTGGTGCAACTCGGATGA